The following coding sequences are from one Musa acuminata AAA Group cultivar baxijiao chromosome BXJ1-6, Cavendish_Baxijiao_AAA, whole genome shotgun sequence window:
- the LOC103989455 gene encoding WPP domain-associated protein yields MKNLLMMEAVVDDRRSDLRKSCLSVNGDCKYDDNVNRLKIMVENQIQCLKMDLQQLKGSEMVSREDLGQCNIPHGAKTIENFLEVDQKVDVLKDILAVGFKQISAAIFSKENMLSELQWEHELQGEISSIVLQDTVKRLQDEYETMLYHQTLYIKYLNKNWKKKASEFSALRDELHALSDEVSNHENFEDWSIAKRKEHFPLKVLENHNFPSQSAENGTMMVGTSADSGEHMLDIADLPQLKHMSKEELLAYCKTEMANMRRRHDSALQEKTEELFRLKREFLKEKGSSTFRKDKECEHLRKKLPEFIIKLDEILVVRDMFHPIYKYDDEMQSFKLRIDSLFSENKHLQNLLIRKTNELKFLSAQFSDAVSQISLNSSLEAKYLRQVKKLESDIEDGRAEANFRDAICNTILRGLIDDHRHAMLDTEIEVKFFIKIYSTMFRGVIYDAISSMNPAILKCYEEKISLEALVVEKEKALTSEIEENQKLKKVIASIFSSIEEKEKLASEVASTLSQQKQQLDVAHQELNTLRDQISIREAQISDNKIESNLLRSRFNGTLQKIYHYELEMDKLQEKLKVASDALREVEKQKLMLLGVIEDRQRTLSSSFDKDKEQVKQLKSITVSMMELSKCFTDLGSQLMESTNRNESRLKVLSHQLNSLVQLASQKKKCFWYKNMLDVRCSDLQKAEAEVDLLGDEVEALVGLLGKIYLALDHYSPVLQHYPGVVEILKLVQRELIGENDHNFL; encoded by the exons ATGAAGAATTTGCTGATGATGGAGGCAGTAGTCGATGACAGACGATCGGATTTACGTAAGAGCTGTTTAAGTGTTAATGGAGATTGCAAATATGATGATAACGTAAATAGGTTAAAGATTATGGTGGAAAATCAGATACAGTGCCTGAAGATGGATCTTCAACAACTAAAGGGCTCAGAAATGGTGAGTAGAGAGGATCTTGGTCAGTGCAACATTCCTCATGGAGCAAAAACTATTGAAAATTTTCTAGAAGTAGATCAAAAAGTCGATGTTTTGAAAGACATTTTAGCTGTAGGATTCAAGCAAATTAGTGCTGCAATCTTCTCAAAggaaaatatgttaagtgaacttCAATGGGAGCACGAGCTTCAAGGAGAAATTAGTTCTATTGTGCTTCAGGATACTGTTAAACGTCTCCAGGATGAATACGAGACTATGTTGTATCACCAAACTCTTTATATTAAGTATTTAAATAAAAACTGGAAGAAAAAAGCTTCTGAGTTCAGTGCACTGCGTGATGAACTCCATGCTCTATCTGATGAGGTGAGTAATCATGAAAATTTTGAAGATTGGAGCATTGCAAAAAGGAAGGAACATTTTCCTCTGAAGGTATTAGAAAATCACAATTTTCCATCTCAATCTGCGGAAAATGGTACAATGATGGTGGGAACATCTGCAGACTCTGGAGAACATATGTTGGATATTGCTGATCTTCCCCAATTGAAGCACATGAGCAAGGAGGAACTGCTAGCTTATTGTAAAACTGAAATGGCCAACATGAGGAGAAGACATGATTCAGCATTGCAAGAGAAGACAGAGGAATTATTCAGGCTCAAGAGAGAGTTCCTCAAGGAAAAGGGTTCCTCAACTTTTAGGAAAGATAAGGAGTGTgaacatttaaggaaaaagttacCGGAATTTATTATTAAATTGGATGAGATTCTTGTCGTGAGAGATATGTTTCATCCAATCTATAAGTATGATGATGAGATGCAGAGCTTTAAGTTGAGGATTGATTCCCTGTTTTCTGAAAATAAGCACCTCCAGAATTTGCTTATTAGGAAGACAAATGAACTAAAGTTTCTGTCAGCACAGTTCTCGGATGCAGTTAGCCAGATCTCACTCAATTCATCTCTGGAGGCAAAGTACTTGAGACAAGTAAAAAAACTGGAAAGTGATATTGAAGATGGAAGGGCAGAAGCTAACTTTAGAGATGCAATATGTAATACTATTTTAAGAGGATTGATTGATGACCATAGACATGCAATGCTAGATACTGAGATTGAGGTCAAATTTTTCATAAAGATCTATAGCACTATGTTCAGAGGGGTGATTTATGATGCTATATCTAGTATGAATCCTGCAATCTTAAAATGTTATGAAGAAAAGATTTCTCTCGAAGCACTGGTTGTAGAGAAGGAGAAGGCATTAACATCAGAAATTGAAGAGAACCAGAAGTTGAAGAAGGTTATAGCATCAATTTTCTCATCAATAGAAGAAAAGGAAAAGTTAGCTTCAGAAGTTGCATCCACATTAAGTCAACAAAAGCAGCAGCTTGATGTTGCTCATCAGGAACTTAACACGCTCAGAGATCAAATAAGCATTCGAGAAGCACAGATTTCAGATAATAAAATCGAATCAAATTTATTGAGGAGCAGATTCAATGGGACCTTACAGAAAATTTATCATTATGAATTGGAGATGGATAAACTTCAAGAGAAACTCAAAGTTGCATCAGATGCATTAAGGGAAGTAGAAAAGCAGAAACTCATGCTTCTTGGTGTTATCGAGGATAGGCAGAGGACACTATCATCATCCTTCGACAAGGACAAAGAGCAAGTAAAGCAGTTGAAGTCTATCACTGTTTCTATGATGGAATTATCTAAATGTTTTACAGATTTAGGTAGTCAGTTGATGGAGAGCACTAATAGAAATGAATCTAG GTTGAAGGTCTTGAGTCATCAGTTGAATTCACTGGTGCAACTGGCTAGCCAAAAGAAGAAGTGTTTCTGGTACAAAAATATGCTTGATGTCAGATGCTCTGACCTGCAGAAGGCTGAAGCCGAG GTTGATCTTCTTGGTGATGAGGTTGAGGCTCTTGTTGGGCTTCTTGGAAAGATATACTTAGCACTTGATCATTACTCTCCAGTATTGCAACACTATCCAGGA GTAGTGGAGATCCTAAAATTGGTTCAAAGAGAACTAATTGGTGAAAACGATCATAATTTTTTGTAA